A region from the Cervus elaphus chromosome 10, mCerEla1.1, whole genome shotgun sequence genome encodes:
- the GPR146 gene encoding probable G-protein coupled receptor 146: protein MWSCPLNGTGGDDPLPCLHVQRALSALSLLYLLGGVPLGLGYNALLLLANLHDPGGMTMPDVYFANMAAAGLLLCALAPAHLLGPGAAGGATWDLGSEVHVSLLVLFNVAALVTLYSTALLGLDCYIERALPRTYMSSVYNTRHVCGFVWGGALLAGFSSLLFYICSQVAARLVECSRMQDAAAADAIMLLVGYLVPGLAALYALVLLARVRKEDTPLDRDAGHPDPSAHRLLVATVCAQFGLWTPHYLTLLGRTVLAARGKPLDGHHVGTLLLAKDLSRFLAFASSAVVPLLYRHLDRNFPGKLRRLMKKLRRGHQSCSPDQAGAQPVTA, encoded by the coding sequence ATGTGGAGCTGCCCGCTCAACGGCACGGGCGGTGACGACCCGCTGCCCTGCCTGCACGTCCAGCGGGCGCTGTCCGCGCTGTCGCTGCTTTACCTGCTGGGCGGCGTCCCCCTCGGCCTGGGCTACAAcgcgctgctgctgctggccaACCTGCACGACCCGGGCGGCATGACCATGCCCGACGTCTACTTCGCCAACATGGCGGCGGCGGGGCTGCTGCTCTGCGCCCTGGCGCCCGCGCATCTGCTGGGCCCTGGCGCGGCCGGCGGGGCCACCTGGGACTTGGGCAGCGAGGTGCACGTCTCGCTGCTGGTGCTGTTCAATGTGGCGGCGCTGGTGACACTCTACTCCACTGCCCTGTTGGGCCTGGACTGCTATATCGAGCGCGCGCTGCCACGCACCTATATGTCCAGTGTCTACAACACCCGACACGTGTGCGGCTTCGTCTGGGGCGGCGCCCTGCTCGCCGGCTTCTCCTCCCTGCTCTTCTACATCTGCAGCCAGGTGGCCGCGAGGCTGGTGGAGTGCTCGCGGATGCAGGACGCGGCGGCGGCCGACGCCATCATGCTGCTCGTCGGCTACCTGGTGCCCGGCCTGGCCGCGCTCTACGCGCTTGTGCTCCTGGCGCGGGTCCGCAAGGAGGACACACCACTCGACCGGGACGCGGGCCACCCGGACCCCTCGGCGCACAGGCTGCTGGTGGCCACCGTGTGCGCGCAGTTCGGGCTCTGGACGCCCCACTACCTGACGCTCCTGGGGCGCACGGTCTTGGCAGCGCGGGGGAAGCCACTGGACGGGCACCACGTGGGGACGCTGCTCCTCGCCAAGGACCTGTCCAGGTTCCTGGCCTTCGCCAGCAGCGCTGTGGTGCCGCTTTTGTACCGCCACCTCGACAGAAACTTCCCCGGCAAGCTCCGGAGACTGATGAAGAAGCTGCGCCGTGGGCACCAGAGCTGTTCCCCGGACCAAGCGGGGGCGCAGCCGGTGACGGCATAG
- the GPER1 gene encoding G-protein coupled estrogen receptor 1, with protein MELPPGTYNDTAAGLELPRTLANGSAALSERQQYAIGLFLSCLYTIFLFPIGFVGNLLILVVNIRFREKMTIPDLYFINLAAADLILVADSLIEVFNLDEQYYDIAALCTFMSLFLQVNMYSSVFFLTWMSFDRYLALAKAVRCGPFRTKPCARVSCGLIWMASVSATLAPFTAAHLQRSEDACFCFADVREVQWLEVTLGFVLPFAVIGLCYALIVRVLVSAHRHRGLRPRRQKALRMILAVVLVFFVCWLPENVFISVHLLQRAPPGAAPCQRSPRHAHPLAGHVVNLAAFSNSCLNPLIYSFLGETFRDKLRLYLEQKSGLSALNRLCHAALKAVVPDSAEQAEVKLSSTV; from the coding sequence ATGGAGCTGCCGCCGGGCACCTACAACGACACGGCCGCAGGGCTGGAGCTGCCGCGCACGCTGGCTAACGGCTCTGCAGCGCTCTCAGAGCGGCAGCAGTACGCCATCGGGCTCTTCCTGTCCTGCCTGTACACCATCTTCCTCTTCCCCATTGGCTTCGTGGGCAACCTGCTCATCCTGGTGGTGAACATCCGCTTCCGGGAGAAGATGACCATTCCCGACCTGTACTTCATCAACCTGGCGGCCGCGGACCTCATCCTGGTGGCGGACTCGCTCATCGAAGTGTTCAACCTGGACGAGCAGTACTACGACATCGCTGCGCTCTGCACCTTCATGTCGCTCTTCCTGCAGGTCAACATGTACAGCAGCGTCTTCTTCCTCACCTGGATGAGCTTCGACCGCTACCTGGCCCTGGCCAAGGCCGTGCGCTGCGGCCCGTTCCGCACAAAGCCTTGTGCGCGGGTGAGCTGCGGCCTCATCTGGATGGCCTCCGTGTCTGCCACGCTGGCGCCCTTCACGGCTGCCCACCTGCAGCGCAGTGAGGACGCGTGCTTCTGCTTCGCCGATGTCCGGGAGGTGCAGTGGCTAGAGGTCACGCTAGGCTTCGTGCTGCCCTTCGCCGTCATCGGCCTCTGCTACGCGCTCATCGTGCGCGTGCTGGTGAGCGCGCACCGGCACCGTGGCCTGCGCCCGCGGAGGCAGAAGGCACTGCGCATGATCCTGGCCGTGGTGCTGGTCTTCTTCGTGTGCTGGCTGCCCGAGAACGTCTTCATCAGCGTGCACCTGCTGCAGCGCGCGCCGCCGGGGGCCGCGCCCTGCCAGCGCTCCCCCCGCCACGCCCACCCGCTGGCCGGCCACGTGGTCAACCTGGCCGCCTTCTCCAACAGCTGCCTCAACCCGCTCATTTACAGCTTCCTCGGGGAGACCTTCCGCGACAAGCTGCGGCTCTACCTGGAGCAGAAAAGCGGCCTGTCGGCCCTGAACCGCCTCTGCCACGCGGCCCTGAAGGCCGTGGTCCCGGACAGCGCAGAGCAGGCCGAGGTGAAGCTCAGCAGCACCGTGTAG